A DNA window from Phoenix dactylifera cultivar Barhee BC4 chromosome 13, palm_55x_up_171113_PBpolish2nd_filt_p, whole genome shotgun sequence contains the following coding sequences:
- the LOC103707228 gene encoding alkaline ceramidase-like isoform X2 has translation MTSFRLVVVVAKGNIGNQLLLTKCLQGLICNFPGESIHFHRLQQSDETPMVWEMLLYLYVLYSPDWHYRSTMPTFLFLYGAAFAVAHSLVRFRIGFKVHYIVLCLLCVPRMYKYYIQTKDVAAKRLAKLYVATIFLGTLCWLFDRIFCKKLSHWYMNPQGHAWWHVLMGFNSYFANAFLMFCRAQQLGWKPQVVHLFGFPYVKIQKPKKKGVTAR, from the exons ATGACTTCGTTTAGGCTTGTAGTAGTGGTGGCCAAGGGTAATATTGGTAACCAGCTACTTTTAACTAAGTGTTTGCAAGGGCTGATATGCAATTTTCCTGGTGAAAGTATTCATTTTCATAG ACTACAACAGAGTGATGAGACACCAATGGTATGGGAGATGCTGCTTTACCTTTATGTCCTCTACTCACCGGACTGGCATTATAGGAGTACCATGCCTACTTTCCTGTTCCTCTATGGTGCTGCCTTTGCCGTGGCCCATTCACTGGTGCGTTTTCGAATAGGATTCAAGGTGCACTACATCGtactgtgtcttctctgtgTTCCTCGGATGTACAAATACTACATTCAGACTAAAGATGTTGCAGCTAAGCGGCTGGCCAAACTCTATGTGGCAACAATATTTTTGGGGACTCTATGCTGGTTGTTTGACCGCATCTTCTGTAAGAAACTTTCACATTGGTACATGAACCCACAGGGTCATGCCTGGTGGCATGTACTTATGGGATTCAACTCATACTTCGCAAACGCATTCCTCATGTTTTGCCGTGCTCAGCAACTGGGATGGAAACCCCAGGTCGTCCACCTTTTTGGTTTCCCCTATGTGAAGATTCAGAAACCGAAAAAAAAGGGAGTGACAGCAAGGTAG
- the LOC103707228 gene encoding alkaline ceramidase-like isoform X3: MPHYSMYLPQLQGGTIRTNIFIPKLCWPGWREQGRLQQSDETPMVWEMLLYLYVLYSPDWHYRSTMPTFLFLYGAAFAVAHSLVRFRIGFKVHYIVLCLLCVPRMYKYYIQTKDVAAKRLAKLYVATIFLGTLCWLFDRIFCKKLSHWYMNPQGHAWWHVLMGFNSYFANAFLMFCRAQQLGWKPQVVHLFGFPYVKIQKPKKKGVTAR; encoded by the exons ATGCCACATTACAGCATGT ACCTTCCACAGCTACAGGGTGGAACTATacgaactaatatatttatcccCAAGCTATGTTGGCCCGGCTGGAGGGAGCAAGGAAG ACTACAACAGAGTGATGAGACACCAATGGTATGGGAGATGCTGCTTTACCTTTATGTCCTCTACTCACCGGACTGGCATTATAGGAGTACCATGCCTACTTTCCTGTTCCTCTATGGTGCTGCCTTTGCCGTGGCCCATTCACTGGTGCGTTTTCGAATAGGATTCAAGGTGCACTACATCGtactgtgtcttctctgtgTTCCTCGGATGTACAAATACTACATTCAGACTAAAGATGTTGCAGCTAAGCGGCTGGCCAAACTCTATGTGGCAACAATATTTTTGGGGACTCTATGCTGGTTGTTTGACCGCATCTTCTGTAAGAAACTTTCACATTGGTACATGAACCCACAGGGTCATGCCTGGTGGCATGTACTTATGGGATTCAACTCATACTTCGCAAACGCATTCCTCATGTTTTGCCGTGCTCAGCAACTGGGATGGAAACCCCAGGTCGTCCACCTTTTTGGTTTCCCCTATGTGAAGATTCAGAAACCGAAAAAAAAGGGAGTGACAGCAAGGTAG
- the LOC103707228 gene encoding alkaline ceramidase-like isoform X1, translating into MADSVVSSFWGPVTSTVELCEKNYTHSSYIAEFYNTISNAPCILLALVGLINALRQRFEKRFSVLHISNMILAIGSMIFHATLQHVLQQSDETPMVWEMLLYLYVLYSPDWHYRSTMPTFLFLYGAAFAVAHSLVRFRIGFKVHYIVLCLLCVPRMYKYYIQTKDVAAKRLAKLYVATIFLGTLCWLFDRIFCKKLSHWYMNPQGHAWWHVLMGFNSYFANAFLMFCRAQQLGWKPQVVHLFGFPYVKIQKPKKKGVTAR; encoded by the exons ATGGCAGATTCAGTGGTATCAAGTTTCTGGGGTCCGGTAACATCCACTGTTGAGTTGTGTGAGAAAAACTATACCCATTCGTCATATATTGCAGAATTTTACAACACTATATCCAATGCGCCGTGCATACTTTTGGCACTCGTTGGACTTATAAATGCCTTACGACAACGCTTTGAGAAAAGATTTAGTGTTCTTCATATATCCAACATGATTCTTGCCATCGGGAGCATGATATTTCATGCCACATTACAGCATGT ACTACAACAGAGTGATGAGACACCAATGGTATGGGAGATGCTGCTTTACCTTTATGTCCTCTACTCACCGGACTGGCATTATAGGAGTACCATGCCTACTTTCCTGTTCCTCTATGGTGCTGCCTTTGCCGTGGCCCATTCACTGGTGCGTTTTCGAATAGGATTCAAGGTGCACTACATCGtactgtgtcttctctgtgTTCCTCGGATGTACAAATACTACATTCAGACTAAAGATGTTGCAGCTAAGCGGCTGGCCAAACTCTATGTGGCAACAATATTTTTGGGGACTCTATGCTGGTTGTTTGACCGCATCTTCTGTAAGAAACTTTCACATTGGTACATGAACCCACAGGGTCATGCCTGGTGGCATGTACTTATGGGATTCAACTCATACTTCGCAAACGCATTCCTCATGTTTTGCCGTGCTCAGCAACTGGGATGGAAACCCCAGGTCGTCCACCTTTTTGGTTTCCCCTATGTGAAGATTCAGAAACCGAAAAAAAAGGGAGTGACAGCAAGGTAG